In the genome of Pseudomonas putida, one region contains:
- a CDS encoding IS3 family transposase (programmed frameshift): MPYYSSERKTELLKMLGPPLNLTMAEVARREGVTEMSLYTWRKRASAEGCVVVTDPKHPTESWSAEMKFAAVAECASLSEIELGEYCRRKGLYPEQIAAWRQAFLSGMASQKAQPKVDREQARQDQKRIKQLERELRRKDKALAETAALLVLRKKPQRLLGSRRRGQLTALPERQLLVAWLTEAINAGARKSVACQEVGLTLRTLQRWTETQEILADARTTTARAAPANALDEHERKVILNLCNSAEYAHLPPSQIVPRLADRQIYVGSESTFYRVLRAAGQRQHRGRAQRPGRNAEPTTHAAHAPNRVWSWDITYLPSSVRGKYYYLYLIEDIYSRKSVGWEVHEDEDGAKAAVLLQRSVISEQCLREPLVLHSDNGAPMKSTTLLSKMYELGITPSRGRPRVSNDNPYSEALFRTLKYCPQWPAKGFETLDAARCWVRDFIRWYNHEHRHSRIRFVTPAERHRGQDRQILALRHELYEQARCRNPERWSGRTRNWEPIGTVLLNPDRDQQHEKQAA; the protein is encoded by the exons GTGCCGTACTATTCCTCTGAGCGCAAAACCGAACTGCTCAAGATGCTGGGCCCTCCACTCAACCTGACGATGGCCGAAGTCGCCAGGCGCGAGGGCGTTACTGAAATGTCGCTGTATACCTGGCGCAAACGAGCCAGTGCCGAAGGATGTGTGGTGGTGACCGATCCCAAACACCCGACCGAGAGTTGGTCGGCAGAAATGAAATTCGCGGCTGTCGCCGAATGTGCCAGCTTGTCCGAGATTGAACTGGGTGAATACTGCCGCCGCAAAGGCTTATATCCCGAGCAGATTGCTGCCTGGCGGCAAGCCTTCCTGAGTGGGATGGCCTCTCAAAAAGCGCAGCCCAAGGTCGATCGGGAGCAGGCCCGCCAAGATCAGAAACGCATCAAGCAGCTTGAGCGCGAACTGCGCCGCAAGGATAAGGCGCTGGCTGAAACAGCCGCGTTACTGGTGCTGCGAAAAAAGC CTCAACGACTACTGGGGAGTAGACGACGAGGACAATTGACCGCTCTGCCGGAACGGCAACTGCTAGTGGCGTGGCTGACAGAAGCGATCAATGCCGGCGCTCGAAAATCGGTGGCGTGCCAAGAAGTTGGATTGACGCTCAGAACGTTGCAGCGCTGGACTGAAACCCAGGAAATACTGGCGGATGCTCGCACTACCACCGCTCGTGCAGCCCCGGCCAATGCGCTGGACGAGCATGAACGGAAAGTAATTCTCAACCTGTGCAACAGCGCCGAATATGCTCACTTGCCACCCAGCCAGATCGTGCCGAGGCTGGCCGATAGGCAGATCTACGTAGGCTCGGAGTCAACGTTCTATCGTGTGCTTCGAGCTGCCGGGCAGAGGCAGCACCGAGGACGCGCTCAGCGCCCTGGACGTAATGCCGAGCCAACAACGCATGCGGCTCATGCGCCGAATCGTGTGTGGTCGTGGGATATCACGTACCTGCCGTCTTCGGTGCGTGGAAAGTACTACTACCTGTACCTGATCGAGGATATTTACAGCCGCAAGAGCGTCGGCTGGGAGGTGCATGAGGATGAGGACGGCGCCAAGGCCGCAGTGTTGCTGCAAAGGAGCGTGATCAGCGAACAATGCCTGAGAGAGCCCTTGGTACTGCACTCGGACAACGGCGCGCCAATGAAGTCGACCACTTTGCTGAGCAAGATGTATGAGTTAGGCATTACGCCATCGAGGGGCAGGCCGCGTGTCAGCAATGACAATCCGTATTCGGAGGCTCTTTTTAGAACGCTGAAGTACTGTCCGCAATGGCCGGCCAAGGGTTTCGAGACCCTGGATGCTGCAAGATGTTGGGTGCGTGATTTTATCCGTTGGTACAACCACGAACACCGGCACAGCCGGATCCGCTTCGTCACACCGGCAGAGCGTCATCGTGGTCAGGATAGGCAAATCCTTGCCCTGCGCCATGAGCTGTATGAGCAGGCTCGATGCAGGAATCCAGAGCGATGGTCAGGACGCACCCGTAACTGGGAGCCAATTGGGACGGTGCTGTTGAACCCTGATCGGGATCAACAGCACGAGAAGCAAGCTGCATAG
- a CDS encoding cysteine-rich CWC family protein, protein MNDKQRCPACGALNQCSLADPRTATQPCWCFAVAIDPAVLQALPDELRDQACLCPRCAQVDDQLKAARPMPSR, encoded by the coding sequence ATGAACGATAAACAGCGCTGCCCCGCCTGTGGCGCCCTCAACCAGTGCAGCCTGGCTGATCCACGCACCGCCACGCAGCCCTGTTGGTGCTTCGCGGTGGCCATCGACCCGGCCGTACTGCAGGCGCTGCCCGACGAACTGCGCGACCAGGCCTGCCTGTGCCCACGCTGCGCTCAAGTCGATGATCAGCTCAAGGCAGCGCGTCCCATGCCAAGCCGCTAG
- a CDS encoding DUF4917 family protein, translating into MPSLDAHLPSWQALNDRHPCTALLLGNGASRAVWKPFGYFSLFEEAQRVRHKALGVSDQALFKSLGTELFEPVLSTLNTTVRANAALAINSTAPLNRYYSIKEALIHATRAVHLPWALTPSHTLASINQALRSYRNVYTSNYDLLLPWAVSQAPEGFATLFDEQGFFDVRRTATEGTRVVHLHGGLHLLKLPDGTTRQRSAECAELLDGFAVNIPGEVPLFVNESRSEEKLRAIRASDYLSWGLGQLAGEREGLCLFGQHLDASDQHLLEAIRQARPAHLSIAIRPLSEASIVNQKQHFMQRFADLPGTAVHFFDAASHPLGNPALAVAVPAEHVRRR; encoded by the coding sequence ATGCCCTCTCTCGACGCCCATCTGCCCTCCTGGCAGGCACTCAACGACCGCCACCCTTGCACCGCCCTGCTGCTGGGCAACGGCGCCAGCCGCGCCGTGTGGAAGCCGTTCGGCTATTTCTCGCTGTTCGAGGAGGCCCAACGGGTCCGTCACAAAGCCTTGGGCGTGAGTGACCAGGCGCTGTTCAAGTCCCTGGGCACAGAACTGTTCGAGCCGGTGCTCAGCACCCTCAACACCACGGTGCGCGCCAATGCCGCGCTGGCCATCAACTCCACCGCGCCGCTGAATCGCTACTACTCGATCAAGGAAGCCCTGATCCACGCCACCCGCGCCGTGCATCTCCCCTGGGCACTGACGCCGAGCCACACCCTGGCTTCGATCAACCAGGCCCTGCGCAGCTACCGCAATGTCTACACCAGTAACTACGACCTGCTCCTGCCCTGGGCCGTGAGTCAGGCGCCTGAAGGCTTTGCCACGCTGTTCGACGAGCAGGGCTTCTTCGATGTGCGTCGCACCGCTACCGAAGGCACCCGCGTCGTTCACCTGCACGGCGGCCTGCACTTGCTCAAGCTGCCCGACGGCACCACTCGCCAGCGCAGCGCCGAGTGCGCCGAGCTGCTCGATGGCTTTGCCGTGAACATTCCTGGGGAAGTGCCGCTGTTCGTCAACGAAAGTCGCAGCGAGGAAAAACTGCGCGCCATCCGCGCATCGGACTACCTGTCGTGGGGGTTGGGCCAATTGGCCGGGGAGCGCGAGGGCCTATGCCTGTTCGGCCAGCACCTGGATGCCAGCGATCAGCACCTGCTCGAGGCCATTCGCCAGGCCCGGCCTGCGCACCTGTCGATTGCCATCCGCCCCTTGAGCGAGGCGTCGATCGTCAACCAGAAACAGCATTTCATGCAGCGCTTCGCCGACCTGCCAGGAACGGCCGTGCACTTCTTCGATGCCGCCAGCCACCCGCTGGGCAACCCGGCGTTGGCGGTCGCGGTGCCGGCGGAACACGTTCGGCGCAGGTAA
- a CDS encoding alpha/beta fold hydrolase, whose product MRPEIAVLDIQGQYRVYTEFYRAEAAEKTIILINGSLATTASFAQTVRNLHPHFNVVLYDQPYAGKSKAHNHQERLITKETEAHILLELIEHFQVDHVMSFSWGGACALLALAHQPSRVKKAVVSSFSPIINEPMRDYLARGCQYLAACDRYQVGNLVNDTIGKYLPSLFKRFNYRHVSSLDSHEYAQMHFHINQVLDHDLERALTSARNIDIPVLFINGDRDEYTTVEDARHFSQHVGQSHFSVIRDAGHFLDIEHKSACEDTRAAMLGFLNPTLRQPRQRSHYVQGQHALAI is encoded by the coding sequence ATGAGGCCAGAAATCGCTGTGCTTGATATCCAAGGTCAGTATCGGGTTTACACGGAGTTCTATCGCGCGGAAGCAGCCGAGAAGACGATCATCCTGATCAACGGATCGCTGGCCACCACGGCCTCTTTCGCCCAGACGGTGCGCAACCTGCACCCGCATTTCAACGTCGTGCTGTACGACCAGCCCTATGCGGGCAAGTCCAAAGCGCACAACCACCAGGAACGGCTGATCACCAAGGAGACCGAGGCGCACATCCTCCTTGAGCTGATCGAGCACTTCCAGGTCGATCACGTGATGTCGTTCTCCTGGGGCGGTGCCTGTGCCCTGCTGGCGCTGGCGCACCAGCCGAGCCGGGTGAAGAAGGCCGTGGTCAGTTCCTTCTCGCCGATCATCAACGAGCCGATGCGCGACTACCTGGCGCGCGGTTGCCAGTACCTGGCCGCCTGCGACCGCTACCAGGTGGGCAATCTGGTCAATGACACCATCGGCAAGTACCTGCCGTCGCTGTTCAAGCGCTTCAACTATCGCCACGTGAGCAGCCTGGACAGCCATGAGTACGCACAGATGCACTTCCACATCAACCAGGTGCTGGATCACGATCTGGAGCGAGCCCTGACATCGGCGCGCAACATCGACATCCCGGTGCTGTTCATCAATGGCGACCGTGACGAGTACACCACTGTCGAGGATGCGCGGCATTTCAGCCAGCACGTGGGCCAGAGCCATTTCAGCGTGATCCGCGATGCCGGTCACTTCCTGGACATCGAGCACAAGAGCGCGTGCGAGGACACCCGCGCAGCCATGCTTGGCTTCCTCAATCCAACCCTGCGCCAACCCCGTCAACGCAGTCACTACGTGCAGGGGCAGCATGCACTGGCTATCTGA
- a CDS encoding recombinase family protein, whose translation MQKNDFVSYLRVSTQKQGSSGLGLDAQRAAVESFVAGTRGTLIAEYQEVETGKGSDALSKRPTLKAALEYCRKHGATLVIAKLDRLARNVHFVSGLMESRVRFVACDMPEANELTIHIMAAFAEHEAKRISQRTKEALAVAKARGVALGTAGASNLKPNLEMRQQAAQAFVERLRALFDEMSAKGLSQRAMAEELNKIGSPAPKGGKWGLTQVQRAIAQLQSASCAI comes from the coding sequence ATGCAAAAGAACGATTTTGTCAGCTACCTGCGTGTATCGACGCAGAAGCAAGGAAGCTCAGGCTTGGGGCTTGATGCTCAGCGTGCAGCCGTCGAGAGCTTCGTTGCAGGCACACGTGGGACGCTCATCGCTGAGTATCAGGAAGTGGAAACCGGAAAGGGTTCGGATGCGCTCTCAAAGCGTCCCACCTTGAAGGCCGCTCTTGAATACTGCCGCAAGCATGGCGCGACCCTGGTCATTGCCAAACTGGACCGACTCGCAAGGAACGTGCATTTCGTCTCGGGGCTGATGGAGTCCCGCGTCAGGTTTGTCGCTTGCGACATGCCCGAGGCTAACGAACTCACTATCCACATCATGGCCGCGTTCGCAGAGCATGAAGCAAAGCGCATCAGTCAGCGCACAAAGGAAGCGCTTGCAGTGGCAAAAGCTCGTGGCGTCGCACTCGGGACTGCAGGCGCCTCGAATCTGAAGCCTAATCTGGAAATGCGCCAGCAAGCTGCTCAAGCGTTTGTAGAGCGGCTACGGGCTTTGTTTGACGAAATGTCTGCGAAAGGTCTGTCTCAGCGAGCGATGGCTGAGGAGCTAAATAAGATCGGTAGCCCCGCGCCCAAAGGCGGCAAGTGGGGGCTAACCCAAGTCCAGCGTGCAATAGCTCAACTACAGAGCGCTTCGTGTGCCATTTAG
- a CDS encoding class I SAM-dependent methyltransferase, whose translation MSATPSATSAPDARAQFLALLADALQAGTLAKLVLARHVGADQTLQRIIAKPLVVKGQPCLSLVYRHQTRDITRNLPLEQAQALVAELLPESFRNAHLFTAEGEVQLGFSKKGKPMLQRHVAQPAREQAAVAHDREKKRYLELSRPFLRDLGVTDAQGALIPSMSRKWKQINKFIEVFDHALASAPLAADQALRVADFGSGKGYLTFAMHDYLRNSLSREAQVTGVELRPDMVELCNAAAAKLEHPGLEFQCGDVRSVVPEAIEVMIALHACDIATDYAIHTGIRCNAAIIMCSPCCHKQIRPQLHSPGLLQPMLQYGLHLGQQAEMLTDSLRALYLEACGYETKVFEFISLEHTNKNKMILAVKRRQAGDNTALLAKIEQLKAFYGVKEHCLETLLRQDGLIAT comes from the coding sequence ATGTCCGCCACTCCCTCCGCTACCTCCGCGCCGGATGCGCGTGCCCAGTTCCTGGCTTTGCTGGCCGATGCCTTGCAGGCCGGTACCCTGGCCAAGCTGGTGCTGGCGCGCCATGTCGGCGCCGACCAGACCCTTCAGCGGATCATCGCCAAGCCTCTGGTGGTCAAGGGCCAGCCCTGCCTGTCGCTGGTCTATCGTCACCAGACCCGTGACATCACCCGCAACCTGCCGCTGGAGCAGGCCCAGGCGCTGGTGGCCGAGCTGTTGCCCGAGAGTTTTCGCAATGCCCACCTGTTCACCGCCGAGGGCGAGGTGCAGTTGGGGTTCAGCAAGAAAGGCAAGCCGATGCTCCAGCGTCATGTCGCCCAGCCTGCCCGTGAACAGGCGGCGGTGGCCCATGACCGGGAGAAGAAGCGCTACCTGGAGCTGTCGCGGCCCTTCTTGCGCGATCTGGGTGTGACCGATGCCCAGGGTGCGCTGATCCCGTCCATGTCGCGCAAATGGAAGCAGATCAACAAATTCATCGAAGTCTTCGACCATGCCCTGGCCAGCGCGCCGCTGGCGGCGGACCAGGCCCTGCGAGTGGCCGACTTCGGTTCGGGCAAGGGTTACCTGACCTTCGCCATGCACGACTACCTGCGCAACAGCTTGTCCCGAGAAGCCCAGGTAACCGGCGTCGAGTTGCGCCCGGACATGGTCGAGCTGTGCAACGCCGCCGCCGCGAAACTGGAACATCCAGGGCTTGAGTTCCAATGCGGCGACGTGCGCAGCGTGGTGCCCGAGGCCATCGAGGTGATGATCGCGCTGCACGCCTGCGACATCGCCACCGACTATGCCATCCACACCGGCATCCGCTGCAACGCGGCGATCATCATGTGCTCGCCGTGCTGCCACAAGCAGATCCGCCCGCAACTGCACAGTCCTGGCCTGCTCCAGCCGATGTTGCAGTACGGCCTGCACCTCGGCCAGCAGGCCGAGATGCTCACCGACAGCCTGCGCGCGCTCTACCTTGAAGCCTGCGGCTACGAGACCAAGGTGTTCGAGTTCATTTCGCTGGAGCACACCAACAAGAACAAGATGATTCTGGCGGTCAAGCGTCGGCAAGCGGGGGACAACACCGCGTTGCTGGCGAAGATCGAGCAGCTCAAGGCGTTCTATGGGGTGAAGGAGCATTGCCTGGAGACGCTGCTGCGCCAGGATGGGCTGATCGCCACATGA
- a CDS encoding SulP family inorganic anion transporter, producing MFLSRWLPGLANLLHYRREWLHADLQAGLSVAAIQIPIAIAYAQIVGLPPQYGLYACVLPMIVYALVGSSRQLMVGPDAATCAMIAGAVAPLAMGDPHRIAELSVIVTVLVGVMLIAAGVARAGFIASFFSRPILIGYLNGIGLSLIAGQMSKVVGFKIEGDGFILSLVNFLQRLGEIHWLTLAIGLVGLGLLIWLPRRYPRLPAALVTVAVFTLLAGLFGLDRFGVAILGPVPAGMPELAWPQSTLAETKSLLRDALGIATVSFCSAMLTARSFAARHGYAINANHEFVALGVSNLAAGVSQGFAISGADSRTAVNDMVGGKSQLVGIIAALVIALILLFFTAPMAWIPQAALGAVLLMAGWGLIDVKSLGKIYTLSRFEFWLCLLTTAGVLGLGVLPGIIFAVTLAILRLLYSIYQPTDAVLGWLPGVEGQVDVRHHPEARTVPGLVVYRFDDAILFFNADYFKMRLLDAVQGETKPQAVLFDAEAVTSIDVSGIAALREVRDTLAAQGIYFAIARARGNFLRMLVRSGMAREMEEKLLFGSVRAGIRAYRVWRNRTRRQPALES from the coding sequence ATGTTTCTCTCCCGCTGGCTACCAGGCCTGGCCAACCTGCTGCACTACCGCCGCGAGTGGCTTCACGCTGACCTTCAGGCGGGGCTGTCAGTGGCCGCGATCCAGATCCCCATCGCCATCGCCTACGCCCAGATCGTCGGCCTGCCACCCCAGTACGGCCTATACGCCTGCGTGCTGCCGATGATCGTCTATGCCCTGGTCGGCAGCTCTCGCCAGCTCATGGTCGGCCCGGATGCCGCCACCTGCGCCATGATCGCCGGTGCCGTCGCGCCGCTGGCCATGGGCGACCCGCACCGCATCGCCGAACTTTCGGTGATCGTCACGGTGCTGGTCGGCGTGATGCTGATCGCCGCCGGCGTTGCGCGGGCAGGCTTCATCGCCAGCTTTTTCTCGCGGCCCATCCTGATCGGCTACCTCAACGGTATCGGCCTGAGCCTGATCGCCGGGCAGATGAGCAAAGTGGTCGGGTTCAAGATCGAGGGCGACGGATTTATCCTCAGCCTGGTCAACTTCCTCCAGCGTCTGGGCGAGATCCACTGGCTGACCCTGGCCATCGGCCTGGTCGGCCTGGGGCTGCTGATCTGGCTGCCGCGACGCTACCCGCGCCTACCGGCTGCGTTGGTGACCGTGGCGGTGTTCACCCTGCTGGCCGGTCTGTTCGGCCTCGACCGCTTCGGCGTCGCGATTCTCGGCCCGGTGCCGGCAGGCATGCCGGAGCTGGCCTGGCCGCAAAGCACCTTGGCGGAGACCAAAAGCCTGCTGCGCGATGCCCTGGGTATCGCCACTGTCAGTTTCTGCAGCGCCATGCTCACCGCCCGCAGCTTCGCCGCCCGTCACGGCTATGCGATCAATGCCAACCACGAGTTCGTCGCCCTCGGCGTGAGCAACCTGGCGGCGGGGGTTTCCCAGGGCTTTGCCATCAGTGGCGCTGACTCGCGCACCGCGGTCAACGACATGGTCGGTGGCAAGAGCCAGCTGGTCGGCATCATCGCTGCCTTGGTAATCGCCTTGATCCTGCTGTTCTTCACCGCGCCCATGGCGTGGATTCCCCAGGCCGCCCTGGGCGCCGTGCTGCTGATGGCCGGCTGGGGGCTGATTGACGTGAAGTCCCTGGGCAAGATCTACACGCTCAGCCGTTTCGAGTTCTGGCTGTGCCTGCTCACCACCGCCGGCGTGCTCGGCCTGGGCGTGCTGCCGGGGATCATCTTCGCTGTGACCCTGGCCATCCTTCGGCTGCTGTACAGCATCTATCAGCCCACCGATGCCGTGCTTGGCTGGCTGCCGGGCGTCGAAGGCCAGGTCGACGTACGCCATCACCCCGAAGCGCGCACGGTACCGGGCCTTGTGGTGTATCGCTTCGACGACGCGATCCTGTTCTTCAACGCCGACTACTTCAAGATGCGCCTGCTCGACGCCGTCCAGGGCGAGACCAAGCCCCAGGCCGTGCTATTCGACGCCGAGGCGGTGACCAGCATCGATGTCAGCGGCATCGCCGCCCTGCGCGAAGTGCGCGACACCCTTGCCGCCCAGGGTATCTACTTCGCCATCGCCCGCGCCCGTGGCAACTTCCTGCGCATGCTGGTGCGCTCGGGCATGGCACGGGAAATGGAAGAGAAGCTGCTGTTTGGCTCGGTGCGCGCAGGGATACGGGCGTATCGGGTGTGGCGCAACCGCACACGCCGACAGCCTGCACTCGAATCGTAA
- a CDS encoding pseudouridine synthase, which translates to MRLDRFLANLPCYNRQQVRLLLVQRRVRVDGLVATDPRQQVREFSRVEADEQVLQAGRPARYLMLHKPSGCVSATQDPQHPTVLDLLPADLREDLHIAGRLDYNTTGLMILTNDGQWSRRLTQPKTKLPKVYHVQTEDEIGEHYVTKFREGFYFAFEDLTTLPAQLDILGPRQARLAIVEGRYHQVKRMFGYFDNKVVELHRERMGSIGLDPALAPGEFRELTPEEVASV; encoded by the coding sequence ATGCGTCTTGATCGTTTTCTCGCCAACCTGCCTTGCTACAACCGCCAGCAGGTCCGCCTGCTGCTGGTGCAACGGCGCGTGCGCGTGGATGGCCTGGTGGCCACCGACCCTCGCCAGCAGGTGCGCGAATTCAGCCGGGTGGAAGCGGACGAACAGGTGCTCCAGGCTGGTCGCCCGGCGCGCTATCTGATGTTGCACAAGCCCAGCGGCTGCGTCAGCGCGACCCAGGATCCGCAACACCCCACCGTGCTCGACCTGCTGCCGGCCGACCTGCGCGAGGACCTGCACATCGCCGGTCGCCTGGACTACAACACCACCGGGCTGATGATCCTGACCAACGACGGTCAATGGTCGCGTCGCCTGACCCAGCCCAAGACCAAGCTGCCGAAGGTCTACCACGTCCAGACCGAAGACGAGATCGGCGAACACTATGTGACCAAGTTCCGTGAGGGCTTCTACTTCGCCTTCGAAGACCTCACCACCCTGCCCGCCCAGCTGGACATCCTGGGCCCACGCCAGGCGCGACTGGCGATCGTCGAAGGCCGTTATCACCAGGTCAAGCGCATGTTCGGGTACTTCGACAACAAAGTGGTGGAACTGCACCGGGAGCGGATGGGCAGCATCGGCCTGGATCCTGCATTGGCACCGGGTGAGTTTCGTGAGCTGACGCCGGAAGAAGTCGCCTCGGTCTGA
- a CDS encoding site-specific integrase, with protein MVERGKTDSSSKGVISVSELSEACGLPSNVILRELLNHRIPIMAEINSQPGYQVDDFHEVDREADTGGFVLNSAFEVGSHHVFSCFLKPFNTRYTILKIIEDGYSEEVVFRTFTRRHGAAFFDLPGIRLTARSVLLLKIHADRFISQPSSSAPLLESPALATAAPSTADPSVLAPSTTLPCENCRPERADERVSSLMATFFERKQSSWKLDQQKKMATQCGTFVELMNDPPLGALNRQMIWDYEAKLRKMPSDRRNASLRHKTNDAHRLLALAEEHGEDRLSSTSVERYMDNLSSMFAWAKRNQILTGNPAERAIEKPKKTTRDQDDRSKFENSDLNKIFTVQWFATGTGERNKHGRFNRFRPHFYWLPLLGLYTGARLNELSQLYTNDVKMTETGVLYLDFNLDGADKVDADGSDKSLKTVNAKRIVAVHPHLIELGLHDYVKALTAAGHLRLFPELKHDKVKGYGKPAGSWFNARFLGNQLGILRDGTRTFHSFRHTFITALGELNVPADIQSQLAGHSRGDTITLTRYRKDAEADRLLGYVKQLDFNLPAIAPFSIADGLDAVRDALRRKAKPTQ; from the coding sequence ATGGTTGAACGTGGAAAAACGGACTCGTCGTCGAAAGGTGTAATCAGCGTCAGTGAGCTCAGCGAAGCTTGCGGGCTGCCGTCCAACGTCATCCTCCGGGAGCTCCTGAACCATCGAATACCGATCATGGCCGAAATCAACTCGCAGCCCGGCTATCAGGTGGATGACTTTCACGAGGTTGACCGGGAGGCCGATACCGGCGGTTTTGTTCTCAACAGCGCGTTCGAAGTCGGATCCCACCACGTCTTTAGCTGCTTTTTGAAGCCGTTCAATACCCGCTATACGATTCTCAAAATCATCGAGGATGGTTACTCGGAAGAGGTAGTGTTTAGGACCTTTACGCGTCGTCACGGAGCTGCATTTTTCGATCTACCAGGTATTCGACTTACTGCGCGGTCAGTATTGCTCCTTAAAATTCACGCTGACCGATTTATCAGCCAACCGAGCTCAAGTGCTCCCTTACTTGAGAGCCCCGCGCTTGCTACTGCTGCACCGTCCACTGCTGACCCTTCCGTTCTCGCGCCATCAACAACTCTTCCCTGCGAAAATTGCAGGCCCGAACGGGCCGATGAGCGTGTCTCATCGCTGATGGCAACGTTCTTCGAGAGGAAGCAATCCAGTTGGAAGCTAGATCAGCAGAAAAAAATGGCAACGCAGTGTGGGACGTTCGTCGAATTGATGAACGACCCACCGTTAGGCGCCCTAAACCGACAGATGATATGGGACTACGAAGCAAAACTTCGCAAGATGCCTTCTGATCGACGCAACGCCTCTCTACGACATAAGACAAACGACGCGCACCGTCTTTTGGCCTTGGCCGAGGAACACGGAGAGGATCGTTTATCCTCAACAAGTGTCGAGCGCTATATGGATAACCTTTCAAGCATGTTCGCGTGGGCCAAGCGCAACCAGATTCTCACAGGGAATCCCGCTGAACGAGCTATCGAAAAGCCAAAAAAGACGACCAGAGATCAGGACGACCGTTCGAAATTTGAGAACAGCGATCTCAACAAGATTTTTACCGTTCAGTGGTTTGCAACGGGCACCGGCGAAAGAAACAAACACGGTCGGTTTAACAGGTTCCGCCCTCACTTTTACTGGCTTCCCCTATTAGGGCTCTATACCGGCGCACGGCTCAACGAACTATCCCAGCTTTACACCAACGACGTTAAAATGACTGAGACAGGAGTGCTCTATCTAGACTTCAACCTTGATGGGGCAGATAAGGTCGACGCGGATGGATCTGACAAATCGCTCAAGACTGTAAATGCTAAGCGGATCGTCGCAGTTCATCCGCACCTCATCGAACTGGGCTTGCACGACTATGTCAAAGCTCTCACTGCCGCCGGGCATTTGCGATTGTTCCCTGAACTTAAGCATGACAAGGTCAAAGGTTACGGTAAGCCGGCGGGAAGTTGGTTTAATGCGCGCTTTCTGGGCAATCAGTTGGGAATACTGAGAGATGGAACGCGCACCTTCCATTCATTCCGACACACGTTCATTACTGCTCTCGGCGAGCTGAATGTCCCTGCTGACATTCAGTCGCAGTTGGCCGGGCATAGTCGCGGCGACACGATCACACTTACCCGGTATCGGAAAGATGCCGAAGCTGATCGGCTGCTGGGCTACGTCAAGCAACTGGACTTCAATCTACCGGCGATTGCTCCTTTCTCTATTGCCGATGGACTGGACGCTGTTAGAGACGCTTTGAGGCGAAAAGCAAAGCCAACACAATAA
- a CDS encoding TPM domain-containing protein: MTVFNEYEQRQIAEAIARAEQRTDAELVTVLARRADDYAYLPLLWAALLALAIPGLAHLAMGWPDVRGLLVVQVLTFVGLCLLLRNPRLASRLVPRLLRQRRASGLARQQFLELNLQHTAGATGVLIFVSEAERHVEILVDEGIARHLPEQPWEAIIARFTEQVCQGQTLQGFVDCIEACGELLSEHVPPTFARNELPNRLVILD; the protein is encoded by the coding sequence ATGACTGTCTTCAACGAATACGAGCAGCGCCAGATTGCAGAGGCCATCGCCCGGGCCGAGCAACGCACCGATGCCGAGCTGGTGACCGTGCTGGCGCGGCGCGCTGACGATTACGCCTACCTGCCGCTGCTGTGGGCGGCGTTGCTGGCGCTGGCGATACCAGGCCTGGCGCACCTGGCCATGGGCTGGCCCGATGTCCGCGGCTTGCTGGTAGTCCAGGTGTTGACCTTCGTCGGGCTGTGCCTGCTGCTGCGCAACCCGCGCCTGGCCAGCCGTCTGGTACCTCGCCTGCTGCGCCAGCGCCGCGCCTCGGGCCTGGCGCGGCAACAGTTTCTCGAACTCAATCTGCAACACACCGCCGGCGCCACCGGGGTGCTGATCTTCGTCAGCGAGGCCGAGCGCCACGTGGAGATCCTGGTCGATGAGGGCATTGCCCGGCACCTGCCGGAGCAGCCGTGGGAAGCCATCATCGCCCGCTTTACCGAACAGGTGTGCCAGGGCCAGACCCTGCAGGGTTTCGTCGACTGCATCGAGGCGTGTGGCGAGCTGCTCAGCGAACACGTGCCGCCGACCTTCGCGCGCAACGAGCTGCCCAACCGCCTGGTGATCCTGGACTGA